A single genomic interval of Cydia strobilella chromosome 3, ilCydStro3.1, whole genome shotgun sequence harbors:
- the LOC134756273 gene encoding ciliary microtubule associated protein 1A-like has product MPWGWECRAKLVKQLPAKPTKRRGPASGDAAAPGPQQYEVPELYCGKGHGNIKRAPAYSFGLAIPAIVIKPAARPNAPVFNVRGYTKKGTSRIPGGVVGSQLEPIGDRTRKPGPGAYTPGNVRYKRAPAYTCQPPPRPPYEPWDMWTCPPNMYWPYVPIKKPPAYSLGYAARNLTAGSMPGPGAHNPNFTYSQKNQPAYSFGHPFRPVPPPDCPPPNNYCEKKFMVQKRTAPAPSFGIRHTPYLGELPAQLKPSKLDLVLNTGT; this is encoded by the exons ATGCCCTGGGGCTGGGAGTGTAGGGCAAAGTTAGTGAAGCAATTGCCAGCTAAACCCACCAAGCGGCGAGGGCCCGCCTCTGGAGACGCAGCGGCGCCCGGCCCGCAACAATATGAGGTGCCCGAGCTATATT GTGGAAAAGGGCACGGGAACATCAAGCGCGCGCCAGCATATTCGTTCGGACTGGCAATACCGGCCATCGTAATCAAGCCCGCCGCCCGTCCTAACGCACCAGTTTTCAACGTACGAGggtatacaaaaaaag GTACGTCAAGAATCCCCGGTGGAGTTGTGGGTTCTCAACTCGAGCCTATAGGCGACCGCACACGCAAGCCGGGACCGGGTGCGTACACACCCGGCAACGTGCGCTACAAGCGTGCGCCGGCGTACACGTGccagccgccgccgcggccCCCGTACGAGCCCTGGGACATGTGGACGTGCCCGCCTAATATGTACTGGCCTTATGTACCGATAAA AAAACCCCCAGCGTATTCCCTTGGCTATGCAGCAAGAAACCTTACTGCTGGTTCCATGCCCGGGCCTGGGGCACACAATCCCAACTTCACTTACTCTCAAAAGAATCAACCAGCCTATTCTTTCGGCCACCCGTTCCGGCCTGTGCCACCGCCCGATTGCCCTCCGCCCAACAACTACTGCGAGAAAAAG TTCATGGTGCAAAAGAGAACGGCTCCGGCACCTTCATTTGGCATTCGCCATACTCCGTACTTGGGAGAGCTCCCGGCACAACTCAAACCCTCCAAACTGGATCTCGTTCTCAACACTGGAACTTAG